One part of the Hyphomicrobiales bacterium genome encodes these proteins:
- a CDS encoding penicillin-binding protein 1A, giving the protein MARSRRPSHRAPARDQRIEPSFDGPSRGPSRPVARPQGDTACRAPAQRRTKAKRKKRGGRGGGSGRGWFGRFLGRSLYWGFVLSIWGVIGLAGVIAYHAMQLPPASEWRVPERPPNVRIIANDGQLLANRGDTGGEQIRLEQLPAYLPNAVIAIEDRRFRSHFGLDPIGLTRAMVVNAQAGRFVQGGSTLTQQLAKNLFLTADRTISRKIQELILAVWLEATYSKDEIMELYLNRVYLGAGAYGVDAAAQRYFGKPASQVTLAESAILAGLLRAPSRWAPTRNPEGAEARAATVLQAMVEEGFITQEEMTLARNNPAATMDRARRGAANYVADYVMDELDRILPLIEGDITVETSIDPYLQARAELALRTALADQNDGELQGAVVSLDGTGAVRALVGGRDYQQSQFNRATDAFRQPGSAFKPFVYLAALEQGLSPATMRNDVPVRFGDWSPENYSREYRGPVTLADALALSLNTIAAQLAYEVGPQRVINTAQRLGIQSEMERNASIALGTSEVSPLELTAAYAPFANGGFAVAPHVVLRVRDDAGNVLYVRDASGFGRVIDPTHSRAMNAMLSRTLIIGTGRRAALEGWTGAGKTGTTQGLRDAWFVGYTANLTTGVWLGHDDNSPMDGVTGGGLPAEVWQAYMTDAHVGVPIAMLPGTDAASLAQLNPAAIIGNQPIPGVAVGQGVPARRDDPSAIVLPSQPPSGGSNPLSRFLGSIF; this is encoded by the coding sequence ATGGCGCGTTCGCGACGCCCATCACACCGTGCACCTGCCCGCGATCAACGCATCGAGCCGAGCTTTGATGGGCCTTCGCGCGGTCCTTCGCGTCCTGTTGCACGTCCGCAAGGCGATACGGCGTGTCGCGCACCTGCGCAGCGCCGCACCAAGGCCAAGCGCAAGAAACGCGGTGGTCGTGGCGGTGGATCAGGGCGTGGCTGGTTCGGCCGGTTTCTCGGTCGCTCGCTCTACTGGGGTTTTGTGCTCTCAATCTGGGGTGTGATCGGTCTTGCTGGTGTCATCGCCTATCACGCCATGCAGTTGCCGCCCGCATCTGAGTGGCGGGTACCGGAGCGTCCGCCCAATGTACGCATCATCGCCAATGATGGACAGCTTCTGGCCAACCGTGGTGACACGGGCGGCGAGCAAATTCGCTTGGAGCAGCTGCCGGCCTATTTGCCCAATGCTGTGATCGCGATTGAAGACCGGCGCTTCCGCAGCCATTTCGGCCTTGATCCAATTGGTCTGACCCGCGCGATGGTGGTGAACGCCCAGGCCGGTCGGTTTGTGCAGGGCGGCTCAACGCTGACGCAGCAGCTCGCGAAAAACCTGTTCTTGACCGCCGACCGCACAATCAGCCGGAAGATCCAGGAGCTTATTCTCGCCGTTTGGCTGGAAGCGACCTACTCCAAAGATGAGATCATGGAGCTCTACCTGAACCGGGTTTATCTCGGTGCGGGCGCTTATGGTGTGGATGCCGCAGCGCAACGTTATTTCGGCAAACCGGCAAGCCAGGTTACTCTGGCTGAATCGGCCATTTTGGCCGGTCTCCTGCGCGCACCCTCTCGCTGGGCGCCGACGCGCAACCCTGAAGGGGCCGAGGCGCGCGCGGCCACGGTGCTGCAGGCAATGGTGGAAGAAGGTTTCATCACGCAAGAAGAGATGACGCTGGCGCGCAACAATCCCGCCGCCACGATGGATCGCGCGCGGCGTGGCGCCGCCAATTATGTGGCCGACTATGTGATGGACGAGTTGGACCGGATCTTGCCGTTGATCGAAGGCGACATCACGGTTGAAACCAGCATCGACCCTTATCTTCAGGCCCGTGCCGAGCTTGCCTTGCGTACAGCCTTGGCCGACCAGAACGATGGTGAATTGCAAGGAGCTGTCGTTTCGCTGGATGGCACCGGGGCCGTGCGGGCTTTGGTCGGCGGGCGCGACTATCAGCAAAGCCAGTTCAATCGCGCCACTGATGCCTTCCGCCAACCTGGCTCCGCCTTCAAGCCGTTCGTCTATCTGGCGGCGCTGGAACAAGGCCTTTCACCGGCCACCATGCGCAATGACGTACCGGTGCGGTTCGGTGATTGGTCGCCTGAGAACTATTCGCGCGAGTATCGCGGTCCGGTCACGCTGGCCGATGCGCTGGCGCTCTCGCTCAACACGATTGCCGCCCAGCTTGCCTACGAGGTCGGCCCGCAGCGGGTGATCAACACAGCCCAGCGCCTTGGTATCCAGTCCGAGATGGAGCGCAACGCCTCCATCGCCCTTGGCACGTCAGAAGTCTCACCTTTGGAGTTGACCGCGGCCTACGCACCCTTTGCCAATGGTGGCTTTGCGGTGGCCCCGCATGTCGTACTGCGCGTGCGCGATGACGCCGGCAACGTGCTTTATGTTCGCGACGCATCTGGCTTTGGGCGGGTCATCGATCCTACCCATAGCCGGGCGATGAACGCGATGCTCTCGCGCACGCTGATCATCGGCACCGGTCGCCGCGCGGCGCTTGAAGGCTGGACCGGTGCTGGCAAGACCGGCACCACGCAAGGTCTGCGCGATGCCTGGTTCGTCGGCTACACGGCCAATCTCACAACCGGCGTTTGGCTCGGCCATGATGACAATTCGCCCATGGATGGTGTGACCGGCGGCGGTCTGCCCGCTGAAGTCTGGCAGGCCTATATGACCGATGCCCATGTCGGTGTGCCGATCGCCATGCTACCCGGCACCGACGCGGCGAGCCTTGCGCAACTCAATCCTGCAGCGATCATTGGCAATCAGCCCATTCCGGGCGTTGCTGTGGGCCAGGGCGTGCCAGCCCGGCGCGATGATCCCTCTGCGATTGTGTTGCCAAGCCAACCGCCATCGGGCGGATCCAATCCGCTCAGCCGTTTTCTGGGGTCGATTTTTTAG
- a CDS encoding DUF2852 domain-containing protein, with the protein MTQSAHYTGRRQSWLRPAWTPATIGLMVLGFIIAWPLGFAMLAYIIWGDRLDDVKHDFRRSFGRFKREMDMKGFSAADRGTGNVAFDEFRKAEIERLEAERRKLDEMVDEFDAHLRNLRRAKDQAEFDEFMKSRHNHNGDHPVTGDAAGPNPAPAT; encoded by the coding sequence ATGACGCAATCAGCCCATTACACCGGCCGCCGCCAAAGCTGGCTACGCCCGGCTTGGACACCGGCAACCATCGGTTTGATGGTGCTCGGTTTCATCATTGCCTGGCCGCTGGGCTTCGCCATGCTCGCCTACATCATCTGGGGCGATCGCCTGGACGACGTGAAACATGATTTTCGCCGCAGCTTTGGCCGTTTCAAACGGGAGATGGATATGAAGGGTTTTTCCGCCGCTGATCGTGGCACCGGTAACGTCGCATTCGATGAGTTCCGCAAGGCCGAGATCGAGCGTCTAGAAGCCGAGCGCCGCAAGCTTGACGAAATGGTCGATGAGTTCGACGCCCATCTGCGCAATCTGCGCCGCGCCAAAGACCAGGCCGAGTTCGACGAGTTCATGAAGTCGCGCCACAATCATAATGGCGACCACCCGGTGACGGGTGATGCAGCCGGCCCGAACCCGGCGCCTGCCACCTAA
- a CDS encoding acyltransferase family protein yields MRLSGATANSASTASPSAVKPALFTTPEGRVDWVDVAKGICILFVVMMHSTLGVEELTGATSWMGTIVEWAQPFRMPDFFFIAGLFLVRTIDAPWQRYLDRKVVHFAYFYVLWMVIQVAIKHGALTGDVTGSLHLMLQSLYQPFGTLWFVYMLPIFFLVVRLTKHLPVWLMLGIGAALEIAPIGTGYLLVDEFASRFVYFYAGYALAGYAFALADKATARPMVGLMGLFAWGVINTVAVFTDVEVFGATYAIAHLPFVSLALGAMGALAVITTAALVTRTLVGRSFSYMGARSIVIYLAFFLPMVVAREVGFRLGLIPDTGTLALITTLIAAVSPLLGYWIIQKIGFGRFLFERPAWAYIDAPRSGQRVTIAPAE; encoded by the coding sequence ATGCGTTTGTCCGGTGCCACTGCCAACTCCGCCAGCACTGCCTCGCCGTCGGCTGTGAAGCCTGCCCTGTTCACGACCCCGGAGGGACGCGTCGATTGGGTGGACGTCGCCAAAGGCATCTGCATCCTTTTCGTGGTGATGATGCATTCCACGCTCGGCGTCGAAGAGCTCACCGGCGCGACCAGTTGGATGGGTACCATCGTGGAATGGGCGCAGCCCTTCCGCATGCCGGACTTTTTCTTCATTGCCGGCTTGTTCCTGGTCCGCACCATCGATGCGCCCTGGCAGCGTTATCTCGACCGCAAAGTGGTTCACTTTGCCTATTTCTATGTGCTTTGGATGGTCATCCAGGTGGCCATCAAACATGGCGCTCTAACCGGCGATGTCACCGGGTCGCTGCACTTGATGCTGCAGAGCCTCTATCAGCCGTTCGGCACCCTTTGGTTTGTTTACATGCTGCCGATCTTTTTTCTGGTCGTGCGGCTGACGAAGCATCTGCCGGTCTGGTTGATGCTCGGCATTGGCGCAGCGCTGGAAATCGCGCCCATCGGCACCGGCTATCTGTTGGTGGACGAGTTCGCCTCTCGCTTTGTCTACTTCTACGCAGGCTATGCGCTGGCGGGCTATGCCTTCGCACTGGCCGACAAAGCCACCGCACGTCCAATGGTCGGCTTGATGGGTCTGTTTGCTTGGGGCGTGATCAACACCGTGGCTGTTTTCACCGATGTTGAAGTCTTTGGTGCGACCTATGCCATCGCCCATCTACCATTCGTATCTCTGGCGCTCGGTGCGATGGGTGCGCTCGCGGTCATCACTACGGCAGCGTTGGTGACGCGCACGCTGGTTGGCAGGAGCTTCTCCTACATGGGCGCTCGCTCCATCGTCATCTATCTGGCGTTCTTCCTGCCAATGGTCGTGGCGCGTGAGGTCGGATTCCGGCTCGGTCTGATCCCCGACACCGGTACGTTGGCGCTGATCACAACGCTCATCGCGGCTGTCTCGCCACTGCTCGGCTACTGGATCATCCAGAAAATCGGCTTTGGTCGCTTCCTATTCGAACGTCCGGCCTGGGCCTATATTGACGCGCCTCGGAGCGGACAACGGGTGACAATCGCACCGGCTGAATAA
- the polA gene encoding DNA polymerase I, translating to MTSDDHLMLVDGSTYIFRAYHALPPLTRKSDGLPVGAVSGFCNMLWKLLAEPDPELLGSPPTHFAVIFDHSSYSFRNDIYPDYKAHRPEPPEDLRPQFPIIRDATRAFNVACIEQEGYEADDLIATYTTQAVDAGAHVSIISSDKDLMQLLTMPNVVLVDTMKDKRTGPDGVVEKFGVPPEKMIDLQSLAGDSVDNVPGVPGIGVKTAAQLLDEFGDLETLLAQAETIKQNKRRENLIEFADQARVSKQLVTLKPDVPVAEPLETTLVRDLDGERLISFLKAMEFTTLTRRVATKTDTSTDEVQSASVSTPGFEGAKVEDRVKADGEMTPAALAEKRANEAASVTIDATKYETIFDPAKLEALFDEARWSGILAFDTETTSLDPMRADLVGFSFALEPGRAYYVPLIHTSGDDLLGDGHDDRQMPAEKALGLLKAVLEDPAILKIGQNMKYDISIMANHDIEVAPFDDTMLLSYVAGAGTGGHGMDELSTKWLGHTPIPYKEVAGSGKSMITFDKVPIDKATEYAAEDADITLLLWRTLKPQLIPHKAVTVYETLERPLVPVLARMERNGIKVDRQMLSRLSGDFAQGMASLEAEIADIAGEDFNVGSPKQLGDILFGKMGLPGGKKTKTGAWATPASALEDLAAEGHELPRKVLDWRQLQKLRSTYTEALAQAINPDTGRVHTSFALAATSTGRLSSSDPNLQNIPVRTEAGRKIRKAFIAEDGCKLVSADYSQIELRVLAHVADIDQLKQAFADGLDIHAMTASEMFNVPIEGMDPIVRRQAKAINFGIIYGISAFGLANQLGISRSEAGDYIKTYFERFPGIKQYMDDTKAFCRDHGYVETIFGRRAHYPDIKASNPAMRAFNERAAINAPIQGSAADIIRRAMIRMDRALADAKLNAKMLLQVHDELIFEVPESEVDATLPVIEKVMIDAPNPALELSVPLEVDARAADNWDDAH from the coding sequence CTGACCTCCGACGACCATCTGATGCTCGTCGATGGCTCAACCTACATATTTCGCGCCTACCACGCCCTGCCACCGTTGACCCGCAAATCCGACGGCTTGCCTGTCGGCGCAGTGTCGGGGTTCTGCAATATGCTGTGGAAGCTGCTCGCCGAACCTGATCCGGAGCTTTTGGGATCGCCGCCGACGCATTTTGCGGTGATCTTCGACCATTCTTCCTATTCGTTCCGCAACGACATCTATCCCGACTACAAGGCGCACCGGCCCGAGCCGCCGGAAGATCTGCGCCCGCAATTCCCGATCATCCGCGATGCCACCCGTGCCTTCAACGTCGCCTGTATCGAGCAGGAGGGGTATGAGGCCGACGACCTCATCGCCACCTACACCACCCAGGCGGTGGACGCGGGCGCGCATGTCTCCATCATCTCCTCCGACAAGGATTTGATGCAGCTGCTCACCATGCCCAACGTGGTGCTGGTGGACACGATGAAGGACAAGCGCACCGGCCCCGATGGCGTGGTGGAGAAGTTCGGCGTGCCGCCGGAGAAGATGATCGATCTGCAGTCACTTGCCGGTGACTCGGTCGATAACGTACCAGGCGTCCCGGGCATTGGCGTGAAGACCGCTGCGCAGCTTCTGGACGAGTTCGGCGATCTGGAAACATTGCTCGCCCAAGCGGAGACCATCAAACAAAACAAACGCCGCGAAAACTTGATCGAGTTTGCCGATCAGGCCCGCGTTTCCAAACAGCTGGTGACGTTGAAACCTGATGTGCCGGTGGCCGAACCGCTGGAAACAACGCTTGTGCGCGATCTTGATGGCGAGCGATTGATCAGCTTCCTGAAAGCCATGGAGTTTACCACGCTCACCCGCCGCGTGGCTACCAAAACCGATACCTCCACCGATGAGGTGCAAAGCGCTTCAGTATCCACCCCTGGCTTTGAAGGGGCCAAGGTCGAAGACCGTGTCAAAGCCGACGGCGAGATGACGCCGGCGGCTCTCGCTGAAAAACGCGCCAATGAGGCTGCGTCCGTCACCATTGACGCGACAAAGTATGAAACCATCTTCGATCCGGCGAAGCTCGAAGCTTTGTTTGATGAGGCGCGCTGGTCCGGCATTTTAGCGTTTGACACCGAGACCACTTCGCTTGATCCGATGCGCGCCGACCTGGTCGGCTTCTCCTTCGCCCTGGAGCCCGGTCGCGCCTACTATGTGCCGCTGATCCACACCTCCGGCGATGATCTGCTGGGCGATGGCCACGACGACCGCCAAATGCCCGCCGAAAAAGCGCTAGGCCTGCTGAAAGCCGTGTTGGAGGACCCGGCCATCCTGAAGATTGGCCAGAACATGAAGTACGACATCTCGATCATGGCGAACCACGACATCGAGGTTGCCCCGTTCGATGACACGATGCTGCTTTCTTATGTTGCAGGCGCTGGCACCGGCGGTCACGGCATGGATGAGCTGTCGACCAAATGGCTGGGCCATACGCCGATCCCCTACAAAGAGGTCGCGGGCTCCGGCAAGTCGATGATCACCTTCGATAAGGTGCCCATCGACAAGGCCACCGAATATGCCGCCGAAGATGCCGACATCACGTTGCTTCTGTGGCGGACGCTGAAACCGCAGCTCATCCCGCACAAGGCGGTCACCGTCTACGAAACGCTGGAACGGCCTCTGGTACCGGTGCTCGCGCGCATGGAGCGCAACGGCATCAAGGTCGACCGGCAGATGCTCTCGCGCCTGTCCGGCGATTTCGCGCAGGGCATGGCCTCGCTGGAAGCTGAAATTGCCGATATTGCCGGCGAGGATTTCAATGTTGGCTCCCCCAAACAGCTTGGCGATATTCTGTTCGGCAAAATGGGTCTGCCTGGCGGCAAGAAAACCAAAACTGGCGCTTGGGCAACGCCTGCCTCGGCGCTCGAAGATTTGGCCGCCGAAGGGCACGAGCTGCCGCGCAAAGTGCTTGACTGGCGGCAGTTACAGAAGCTGCGCTCCACCTACACCGAGGCCTTAGCGCAGGCCATCAACCCCGACACCGGGCGCGTGCACACGAGCTTTGCCTTGGCCGCCACGTCCACCGGACGCTTGTCGTCCTCCGACCCTAACTTGCAGAACATCCCTGTGCGCACCGAAGCAGGGCGGAAAATCCGTAAGGCGTTCATCGCGGAAGATGGCTGCAAACTGGTGTCGGCTGACTACAGCCAGATCGAGCTGCGCGTTTTGGCGCATGTTGCCGACATTGATCAGTTAAAGCAGGCCTTTGCCGATGGCCTAGACATCCACGCGATGACGGCAAGCGAGATGTTCAATGTGCCCATTGAGGGCATGGACCCGATCGTGCGTCGGCAGGCCAAGGCGATCAATTTCGGCATCATTTACGGGATTTCGGCCTTCGGTCTGGCGAACCAGCTGGGCATCTCGCGCTCCGAGGCCGGCGATTACATCAAGACTTATTTTGAGCGTTTCCCCGGCATCAAACAGTATATGGATGACACCAAGGCGTTCTGCCGCGACCATGGCTATGTGGAGACGATTTTCGGCCGCCGGGCGCACTATCCCGATATCAAGGCGAGCAACCCAGCGATGCGCGCCTTCAACGAACGCGCCGCCATCAATGCGCCGATCCAGGGTTCAGCGGCGGATATCATTCGCCGCGCGATGATCCGCATGGACCGCGCTCTGGCGGACGCGAAGCTGAATGCAAAAATGCTGCTTCAGGTGCATGATGAATTGATCTTTGAGGTGCCAGAGAGCGAGGTGGATGCCACTTTGCCGGTGATCGAGAAGGTGATGATCGACGCGCCAAACCCAGCGCTGGAGCTTTCCGTACCTCTGGAAGTGGACGCCCGCGCTGCGGATAACTGGGACGACGCGCATTAG
- a CDS encoding M48 family metallopeptidase: MFKPLLTNLQAGRRRISSVLPNLEMPTTVDVRGEPRPLRVRVHANARRMILRFDVRTGEGKLTVPRGTPASAALTFLSQSRGWIDGHAPELPSAQGALHPDSLPFFGEEHRIVPTGRIRGTVSRDAENTLRVPGAPHRIMPRLAQFLKSEAEQSLTPLVMELSGQLGKRPSAIRYRDPRSQWGSCSSARVVTLSWRVMMAAPKAQHYLVAHEVAHLVEMNHSQRFWKVVASLDPNWRAGQKALKAAEKRLMAIRFS, encoded by the coding sequence ATGTTCAAGCCCTTACTGACAAACCTGCAAGCCGGTCGCAGGCGTATCTCCTCGGTGCTGCCGAACCTGGAAATGCCGACGACTGTGGACGTGCGTGGCGAGCCACGTCCATTGCGGGTTCGGGTGCATGCCAACGCGCGGCGCATGATCCTGCGTTTTGACGTGCGAACGGGCGAGGGCAAGCTGACCGTACCGCGCGGCACACCGGCAAGCGCTGCACTCACCTTCCTGTCACAAAGCCGGGGTTGGATCGACGGTCACGCGCCGGAGCTTCCAAGCGCGCAAGGCGCGCTTCACCCGGACAGTTTGCCCTTTTTCGGCGAGGAACACCGCATAGTCCCGACCGGCAGAATTCGCGGCACGGTGTCCCGCGATGCGGAAAACACGCTTCGTGTGCCAGGCGCGCCGCACCGCATCATGCCAAGGCTGGCCCAGTTCCTAAAAAGTGAAGCCGAACAGTCGCTTACGCCGCTTGTGATGGAACTTTCAGGACAGTTGGGCAAGCGTCCCTCGGCCATTCGCTACCGCGATCCGCGCTCGCAATGGGGCTCCTGCTCGTCAGCGCGGGTGGTCACTTTGTCCTGGCGCGTGATGATGGCGGCACCCAAGGCCCAGCACTATCTGGTGGCCCATGAGGTGGCGCATTTGGTCGAGATGAACCACAGCCAACGATTCTGGAAGGTGGTCGCCAGCCTCGATCCGAACTGGCGGGCAGGCCAAAAGGCGCTCAAGGCAGCCGAAAAACGCTTGATGGCGATCCGCTTCTCCTAA
- a CDS encoding VOC family protein, with protein MSTDTTKRPRFHLAFPVDDLTAARGFYGGLLGCSEGRSTDGWVDFNLFGHQIVAHLAPEEVGEAAQNGVDGKAVPVRHFGVLMDWDDWDALHTRLTEEGIDYIIEPYVRFEGQPGEQGTFFVKDPAGNALEFKSFKNDEMVFAKSFE; from the coding sequence ATGAGCACTGATACGACCAAACGCCCGCGTTTTCACCTGGCATTCCCTGTCGACGATTTGACGGCGGCGCGCGGCTTCTATGGTGGGCTGCTGGGCTGTTCGGAAGGCCGGTCAACGGATGGGTGGGTGGACTTCAACCTCTTTGGCCATCAGATCGTCGCGCATCTGGCGCCTGAAGAAGTTGGTGAAGCGGCTCAAAATGGGGTCGATGGCAAAGCGGTGCCGGTGCGCCATTTCGGGGTGCTGATGGACTGGGATGATTGGGACGCGCTGCACACGCGCCTCACCGAAGAAGGTATCGACTACATCATCGAGCCCTATGTGCGCTTTGAAGGCCAGCCCGGCGAGCAGGGTACCTTCTTCGTCAAGGACCCGGCGGGCAACGCGCTGGAGTTCAAAAGCTTCAAGAACGACGAGATGGTGTTTGCTAAGAGTTTTGAATAG
- a CDS encoding calcium-binding protein — translation MGITATVIVVPTLWADFIYPYWKSAYEHWSMNRQISEFESAIVIIPAYSCDWVTAGNIFNELNDESKDGEVDLHRFGFTVSEAWYGEEIYLMPDGASSMLVATQYGSVTLFKDGLVVYISTQQRNLNGNDESIALTLRNENGVEITREITIDMREQTVTANAFADYGNQVGEMTQADGLEYYKSSLNELAITLGWTESDRIVGIDGSNTILTWTGDDYIIGGDQSDFLSGEQGNNTLVGRLGGDVFSLHGDKVLDDIFDVIKDFTPGDGDVIHLSSIIGERVSPLNYMHYLKLEYGADYASLLVDQDGDATSTTWSEVARLEYHSEFQVSQYSLLELIERGQITSSSHVPNVFRTPDGNLASI, via the coding sequence TTGGGTATAACTGCAACTGTAATTGTAGTGCCAACGCTATGGGCCGATTTTATTTACCCATATTGGAAGTCCGCTTACGAACACTGGTCTATGAATCGGCAAATCAGTGAGTTTGAAAGCGCAATAGTAATCATACCTGCATATTCATGCGATTGGGTTACGGCCGGAAACATTTTTAACGAGTTGAACGACGAATCAAAGGATGGAGAAGTAGACCTTCACCGCTTTGGTTTTACTGTTTCGGAAGCTTGGTACGGAGAAGAAATATATCTGATGCCAGACGGAGCATCCTCGATGCTGGTTGCTACCCAGTACGGTTCGGTCACACTCTTTAAGGACGGTTTGGTCGTTTATATTTCGACCCAACAACGAAATTTGAATGGCAACGATGAGAGCATTGCGCTTACGTTACGCAATGAGAACGGAGTTGAGATCACGCGTGAAATAACAATCGATATGCGAGAGCAAACGGTCACTGCAAATGCGTTTGCCGACTACGGAAATCAGGTCGGAGAAATGACGCAAGCTGACGGGCTTGAATACTACAAGTCAAGCCTAAATGAACTGGCAATTACGCTTGGCTGGACGGAGAGCGATCGTATTGTTGGTATAGATGGTAGCAATACAATTTTAACTTGGACTGGCGACGACTATATAATCGGAGGGGATCAGTCGGATTTCCTATCAGGCGAACAAGGCAACAACACCCTTGTTGGTAGGCTGGGGGGTGATGTGTTCAGCCTGCATGGAGACAAGGTGCTTGATGACATCTTTGATGTTATAAAGGATTTCACGCCAGGCGATGGCGATGTGATCCACCTCTCATCCATCATTGGTGAACGAGTCAGCCCCCTGAATTACATGCACTATTTAAAACTCGAATACGGGGCTGATTATGCAAGCTTGTTGGTAGATCAGGATGGAGATGCAACTTCGACAACCTGGTCTGAGGTTGCGCGATTGGAGTACCATTCGGAGTTCCAGGTTAGCCAGTATAGCCTTTTAGAGCTTATCGAACGTGGACAGATTACGTCGAGTTCGCATGTGCCGAATGTCTTCCGAACGCCCGATGGCAATTTGGCGAGTATATAA